The proteins below are encoded in one region of Tomitella fengzijianii:
- a CDS encoding quinone-dependent dihydroorotate dehydrogenase, whose product MYALVLRALFRIDPERIHHLSFRAIRLATALPGVGALIARVLSARDPALRTRVFGVDFPAPLGLAAGFDKNAEGIAAWGPMGFGFAEVGTVTGRAQPGNPAPRLFRLPADRALVNRMGFNNEGADAAAVRLRARRGGVPVGINIGKTKAVPVDEAADDYRYSAALLAPLADFLIVNVSSPNTPGLRDLQAVDTLRPLLQTVLAVARTPVLVKIAPDLADSDIDAVADLAVELGLAGIVATNTTISRDGLATPAAEVERIGAGGVSGAPVADRALEVLRRLHARVGDDLVIVSVGGIFTAEQAWQRITAGASLLQGYTGFIYGGPFWMRRIHRGLAQRVRAAGFTSIADAVGTDTVGNVGGAAPAGTGTAEDTGTEAGR is encoded by the coding sequence CTGTACGCGCTGGTATTGCGGGCACTGTTCCGGATCGACCCGGAGCGCATCCACCACCTGAGCTTCCGCGCCATCCGGCTCGCGACGGCACTGCCGGGTGTCGGAGCCTTGATCGCGCGGGTCCTTTCCGCCCGGGACCCGGCGCTGCGCACGCGGGTGTTCGGAGTCGACTTCCCGGCCCCGCTGGGCCTCGCCGCGGGCTTCGACAAGAACGCCGAGGGGATCGCAGCCTGGGGGCCGATGGGATTCGGCTTCGCCGAGGTGGGCACGGTGACCGGCCGCGCGCAGCCCGGCAATCCCGCCCCCCGGCTCTTCCGCCTGCCCGCTGATCGGGCGCTGGTCAACCGGATGGGCTTCAACAACGAGGGCGCCGACGCCGCCGCGGTGCGGCTGCGGGCGCGCCGTGGAGGGGTGCCCGTCGGCATCAACATCGGCAAGACCAAGGCCGTCCCGGTGGACGAGGCCGCCGACGATTACCGCTACAGCGCCGCGCTGCTGGCGCCGTTGGCGGACTTCCTCATCGTCAACGTCAGCTCGCCCAACACGCCCGGGCTGCGGGACCTGCAGGCGGTGGACACGCTGCGTCCTCTGCTGCAGACGGTGCTGGCGGTCGCCCGGACGCCGGTGCTGGTCAAGATCGCGCCGGACCTGGCGGACAGCGACATCGACGCGGTGGCCGACCTGGCGGTCGAACTGGGCCTGGCGGGGATCGTGGCGACCAATACGACGATCTCACGGGACGGGCTGGCGACGCCGGCGGCCGAGGTGGAACGCATCGGCGCCGGAGGGGTCTCCGGCGCGCCGGTGGCGGACCGTGCGCTGGAGGTGCTCCGGCGCCTGCACGCGCGGGTGGGCGATGACCTGGTGATCGTGTCGGTCGGCGGTATCTTCACCGCCGAGCAGGCCTGGCAGCGGATCACTGCGGGCGCGTCGCTGCTGCAGGGGTACACGGGCTTCATCTACGGCGGGCCGTTCTGGATGCGGCGGATCCACCGCGGCCTCGCGCAGCGGGTGCGTGCCGCGGGATTCACGTCGATCGCCGACGCGGTGGGCACCGATACGGTGGGGAACGTCGGCGGCGCCGCGCCCGCCGGGACCGGTACGGCGGAGGACACGGGAACGGAGGCGGGACGATGA
- a CDS encoding YbhB/YbcL family Raf kinase inhibitor-like protein, with protein sequence MSRNPYDDLPALPGFTLTSEDIADGGPLARAQVSGIMGAGGEDVSPQLSWSGFPAETESFTVTVFDPDAPTAAGFWHWAVADIPVGTTSLAAGAGDDDGSGLPGGAIQLRSDAGAARYIGAAPPAGHGPHHYYVAVHAVDVPSLGLDADTTPTVLGFKLFSHAIGRAYIVGTCEQD encoded by the coding sequence ATGAGCCGCAACCCCTATGACGACCTGCCGGCGCTGCCCGGTTTCACACTGACCTCCGAAGACATCGCCGACGGCGGCCCGCTCGCCCGGGCCCAGGTCAGCGGGATCATGGGAGCCGGCGGCGAGGACGTCTCGCCGCAGCTGTCGTGGTCGGGATTCCCCGCCGAGACCGAGAGCTTCACCGTGACGGTCTTCGACCCGGACGCCCCCACCGCCGCCGGGTTCTGGCACTGGGCTGTCGCAGACATCCCCGTCGGCACCACGTCGCTGGCGGCGGGCGCCGGGGACGACGACGGCAGCGGACTCCCCGGCGGCGCGATCCAGCTGCGCAGCGACGCGGGGGCCGCCCGGTACATCGGTGCCGCCCCACCGGCCGGTCACGGCCCGCACCACTACTACGTCGCCGTGCACGCCGTGGACGTGCCGAGCCTGGGGCTCGACGCCGACACCACCCCGACGGTGCTGGGATTCAAACTTTTCTCGCATGCCATCGGCCGCGCCTACATCGTCGGCACCTGCGAACAGGACTGA
- a CDS encoding M20/M25/M40 family metallo-hydrolase produces MDPDKPAQDRPAGLGTEASASAAEAEVVDLVSRLIRFDTTNTGEPETTMGEREAAEWVAAQLEDAGYATTYVESGAPGRGNVFARLEGADGTRGALLMHGHLDVVPAEAADWQVHPFSGAVQDDYVWGRGAVDMKDMVGMMLALARQYKRSGVVPPRDIVFAFLADEEAGSKFGAQWLVEHRPDLFEGVTEAVGEVGGFSLTVPSTAGGDKRLYLVETAEKGLCWMRLTARAQPGHGSFLHADNAVTALAAAVARLGAHEFPLVVTDSVAEFLAAVSSETGYEFDPGADDIAGRLDKLGSIARIVGATLRDTANPTMLAAGYKANVIPQTAQAVVDCRILPGRRAAFEAELDEILGPAIEREWITDLDSYETTFDGHLVDAMNAAILAHDPQGRTVPYMLSGGTDAKALAKLGIRCFGFAPLRLPPELDFAALFHGVDERVPVEALRFGTRVLDHFLRHS; encoded by the coding sequence GTGGACCCGGACAAGCCTGCACAGGATCGCCCCGCCGGATTAGGCACGGAGGCCTCCGCCTCGGCCGCGGAGGCGGAGGTGGTCGACCTCGTCAGCCGGCTCATCCGGTTCGACACCACCAACACCGGCGAGCCCGAGACGACGATGGGGGAGCGCGAGGCGGCCGAGTGGGTCGCCGCGCAGCTCGAGGATGCCGGCTACGCCACCACCTACGTCGAATCTGGCGCCCCCGGCCGCGGCAACGTCTTCGCGCGCCTCGAAGGGGCAGACGGCACCCGCGGCGCCCTGCTGATGCACGGGCACCTGGACGTGGTGCCCGCCGAGGCCGCCGACTGGCAGGTGCACCCGTTCTCCGGCGCCGTGCAGGACGACTACGTCTGGGGCCGCGGCGCGGTGGACATGAAGGACATGGTCGGCATGATGCTCGCGCTGGCCCGCCAGTACAAGCGTTCCGGCGTCGTCCCACCCCGGGACATCGTCTTCGCCTTCCTGGCCGACGAGGAGGCCGGCAGCAAGTTCGGCGCGCAGTGGCTGGTGGAGCACCGGCCCGACCTCTTCGAGGGCGTGACGGAGGCTGTCGGCGAAGTCGGCGGGTTCTCCCTGACCGTCCCCTCCACGGCCGGAGGAGACAAGCGGCTGTACCTCGTGGAGACCGCGGAGAAGGGTCTGTGCTGGATGCGCCTGACCGCGCGCGCCCAGCCCGGTCACGGCTCGTTCCTGCACGCGGACAACGCGGTGACCGCGCTGGCCGCTGCAGTCGCCCGGCTCGGCGCGCACGAGTTCCCGCTGGTGGTCACGGACTCGGTCGCCGAGTTCCTCGCTGCTGTCTCCTCCGAGACCGGCTACGAGTTCGATCCCGGTGCCGACGACATCGCCGGGCGGCTGGACAAGCTGGGCAGCATCGCAAGAATCGTCGGCGCCACGCTGCGCGACACCGCCAACCCCACGATGCTCGCGGCCGGGTACAAGGCCAACGTGATCCCGCAGACCGCGCAGGCCGTGGTGGACTGCCGGATCCTGCCCGGGCGCCGCGCTGCGTTCGAGGCCGAGCTCGACGAAATCCTGGGGCCCGCCATCGAGCGCGAATGGATCACCGACCTCGATTCGTATGAGACCACCTTCGACGGGCATCTCGTCGACGCCATGAACGCCGCGATCCTGGCACACGATCCGCAGGGCCGAACGGTGCCGTACATGCTCTCCGGCGGCACCGATGCGAAGGCCCTGGCCAAGCTGGGCATCCGCTGCTTCGGTTTCGCGCCGCTGCGCCTGCCGCCCGAACTCGACTTCGCCGCGCTGTTCCACGGGGTCGACGAGCGGGTACCCGTGGAGGCACTTCGATTCGGCACCCGGGTGCTCGATCACTTCCTGCGCCACAGCTAG
- the meaB gene encoding methylmalonyl Co-A mutase-associated GTPase MeaB: MSTAPSRPAIDVGALAEGIRAGRRADLSRAITLVESTRVDHRALAQELLMLLLPESGGSHRVGITGVPGVGKSTFIDALGSNLIEQGHRVAVLAVDPSSTRTGGSILGDKTRMGRLSTSPDAFIRPSPTAGTLGGVAKATRETIVLLEAAGYDVVLVETVGVGQSEVTVANMTDIFCFLTLSRTGDQLQGIKKGVLELADMVAVNKADGKFVIEAKRTARELAGALSLVHPHDALWQPPVITMSGREGSGVEEFWDTVLRHAQVLKEAGEFDAKRARQQVDWTWSMVHEQLLDRLLHDADVKAARGGIEERVRQGTLTAALASQAILEAFDHR, from the coding sequence ATGTCCACAGCACCATCGCGCCCGGCGATCGACGTCGGCGCCCTGGCGGAAGGCATCCGGGCGGGCAGGCGCGCCGACCTGTCCCGGGCGATCACCCTGGTCGAGTCGACGCGGGTGGATCACCGCGCCCTGGCGCAGGAGCTTCTGATGCTGCTCCTGCCCGAGTCCGGCGGTTCGCACCGCGTCGGCATCACCGGCGTGCCGGGAGTGGGCAAGTCCACCTTCATCGACGCGCTGGGGAGCAACCTGATCGAGCAGGGGCACAGGGTGGCGGTGCTCGCCGTCGACCCGTCCTCCACGCGCACCGGAGGTTCGATCCTCGGCGACAAGACGCGGATGGGGCGACTGTCCACCAGCCCCGACGCGTTCATCCGCCCGTCGCCCACGGCCGGCACGCTCGGCGGGGTCGCCAAGGCCACCCGTGAGACCATCGTCCTGCTCGAGGCCGCCGGATACGACGTCGTCCTGGTGGAGACGGTCGGCGTCGGCCAGTCCGAAGTGACGGTGGCGAACATGACCGACATCTTCTGCTTCCTCACGCTCTCGCGCACAGGCGACCAGCTGCAGGGGATCAAGAAGGGCGTGCTGGAGCTGGCGGACATGGTGGCGGTCAACAAGGCAGACGGCAAGTTCGTCATCGAAGCCAAGCGCACCGCGCGCGAGCTCGCCGGGGCGCTGTCGCTGGTGCACCCCCACGATGCGCTGTGGCAGCCGCCGGTCATCACGATGAGCGGCCGCGAGGGCTCGGGCGTCGAGGAGTTCTGGGACACGGTGCTCCGCCACGCGCAGGTGCTCAAGGAGGCGGGGGAGTTCGATGCCAAGCGGGCGCGTCAGCAGGTGGACTGGACGTGGTCGATGGTGCACGAGCAGCTCCTGGACCGGCTGCTGCACGACGCCGACGTGAAGGCGGCGCGCGGCGGAATCGAAGAGCGCGTGCGCCAGGGCACGCTCACCGCGGCGCTGGCATCGCAGGCGATCCTGGAGGCGTTCGACCACAGATAG
- the scpA gene encoding methylmalonyl-CoA mutase, with protein MTDTQQVPSFADVPLEAPADAAAATAHDADGMIRAGAEAHGYTAEQVTWSTPEGIDVKPVYTRADRDEAVAAGYPLNSHPGAAPYLRGPYPTMYVNQPWTIRQYAGFSTAAESNAFYRRNLKAGQKGLSVAFDLATHRGYDSDHPRVQGDVGMAGVAIDSILDMRELFEGIDLSKVSVSMTMNGAVLPILALYVATAEEQGVPPEKLAGTIQNDILKEFMVRNTYIYPPKPSMRIISDIFAYTSTKMPKYNSISISGYHIQEAGATADLELAYTLADGVEYIRAGLDAGLDIDAFAPRLSFFWGIGMNFFMEVAKLRAARLLWSELVEQFGPKNPKSLSLRTHSQTSGWSLTAQDVYNNVARTCVEAMAATQGHTQSLHTNALDEALALPTDFSARIARNTQLLIQQESNTVRPIDPWAGSDYVEWLTHQLAERARAHIREVEEAGGMAQAISEGIPKLRIEEAAARTQARIDSGRQPLIGVNKYRVDADEQIDVLKVENSQVRREQLDKLARLRAERDQDEVDAALADLTRAAADNERAGEDGLGNNLLALAIKAARAKATGGEISDALEKVYGRHQAEIKTISGVYRDEAGSVGNISDAVAVVERFADAEGRRPRILVAKMGQDGHDRGQKVIATAFADLGFDVDVGPLFQTPEEVAQQAADNDVHAIGASSLAAGHLTLVPALRAALEKVGRPDIMVIVGGVIPPGDFDELYAAGAEAIFPPGTVIADAASELLTKLGKRLGHDLTDSAAGGE; from the coding sequence ATGACCGACACACAGCAGGTTCCCTCGTTCGCCGACGTCCCGCTCGAGGCGCCCGCCGACGCGGCCGCGGCCACCGCCCACGACGCCGACGGCATGATCCGGGCCGGCGCGGAGGCCCACGGCTACACCGCCGAGCAGGTCACCTGGTCCACGCCCGAGGGCATCGACGTCAAGCCGGTGTACACCCGCGCCGACCGCGACGAGGCCGTCGCCGCCGGCTACCCGCTGAACTCGCACCCCGGCGCCGCGCCGTACCTGCGCGGCCCCTACCCCACGATGTACGTCAACCAGCCGTGGACCATCCGTCAGTACGCGGGCTTCTCGACCGCCGCGGAGTCGAATGCGTTCTACCGGCGCAACCTCAAGGCCGGGCAGAAGGGCCTCTCGGTGGCCTTCGACCTGGCCACCCACCGCGGCTACGATTCCGATCACCCGCGCGTGCAGGGCGACGTGGGCATGGCGGGCGTGGCCATCGACTCCATTCTGGACATGCGCGAGCTGTTCGAGGGCATCGACCTGTCGAAGGTGTCCGTGTCGATGACGATGAACGGCGCCGTGCTGCCGATCCTCGCCCTCTACGTGGCGACGGCCGAGGAGCAGGGCGTGCCGCCGGAGAAGCTGGCCGGGACCATCCAGAACGACATCCTCAAAGAGTTCATGGTCCGCAACACCTACATCTATCCGCCCAAACCCTCGATGCGGATCATCTCCGACATCTTCGCGTACACGTCGACGAAGATGCCCAAGTACAACTCGATCTCCATCTCCGGCTACCACATCCAGGAGGCCGGGGCCACCGCCGACCTGGAGCTGGCCTACACCCTCGCCGACGGCGTCGAGTACATCCGCGCCGGCCTGGACGCCGGGCTCGACATCGACGCGTTCGCGCCGCGCCTGTCGTTCTTCTGGGGCATCGGCATGAACTTCTTCATGGAGGTCGCCAAGCTGCGCGCCGCGCGGCTGCTGTGGAGCGAGCTGGTCGAGCAGTTCGGGCCCAAGAACCCCAAATCGCTCTCGCTGCGCACCCACTCGCAGACCTCCGGCTGGTCGCTGACCGCCCAGGACGTCTACAACAACGTGGCACGCACCTGCGTCGAGGCGATGGCCGCCACCCAGGGGCACACCCAGTCGCTGCACACCAACGCGCTGGACGAGGCGCTGGCGCTGCCCACCGACTTCTCGGCCCGCATCGCCCGCAACACCCAGCTGCTCATCCAGCAGGAGTCGAACACCGTGCGGCCCATCGATCCGTGGGCGGGCTCCGACTACGTCGAATGGCTCACCCACCAGCTGGCAGAGCGGGCCCGCGCCCACATCCGCGAGGTCGAGGAAGCCGGCGGCATGGCGCAGGCCATCAGCGAGGGCATCCCCAAGCTGCGCATCGAGGAGGCGGCCGCCCGCACGCAGGCGCGCATCGACTCGGGCCGCCAGCCGCTGATCGGCGTCAACAAGTACCGCGTGGACGCCGACGAGCAGATCGACGTGCTCAAGGTCGAGAACTCGCAGGTGCGCCGCGAGCAGCTGGACAAGCTCGCCCGGCTGCGCGCCGAGCGCGACCAGGACGAGGTGGACGCTGCGCTCGCCGACCTCACGCGCGCCGCGGCTGACAACGAGCGCGCGGGCGAGGACGGGCTGGGCAACAACCTGCTCGCGCTCGCCATCAAGGCGGCACGGGCCAAGGCCACAGGCGGTGAGATCTCCGACGCGCTCGAAAAGGTCTACGGTCGGCACCAGGCCGAGATCAAGACGATCTCCGGCGTATACCGAGACGAGGCGGGGTCCGTGGGCAACATCTCCGACGCTGTGGCGGTGGTCGAGCGGTTCGCCGACGCGGAGGGAAGGCGCCCGCGCATCCTGGTCGCCAAGATGGGCCAGGACGGGCACGACCGCGGCCAGAAGGTGATCGCCACCGCGTTCGCCGACCTGGGCTTCGACGTCGACGTGGGCCCGCTGTTCCAGACCCCGGAGGAGGTCGCGCAGCAGGCGGCGGACAACGATGTGCACGCCATCGGCGCGTCGTCGCTCGCCGCGGGCCACCTGACCCTGGTTCCGGCGCTGCGGGCCGCACTGGAGAAGGTGGGACGACCGGACATCATGGTCATCGTCGGCGGCGTCATCCCGCCCGGCGACTTCGACGAGCTCTACGCGGCCGGAGCCGAGGCGATCTTCCCGCCCGGCACGGTGATCGCCGACGCCGCCTCGGAGCTGTTGACCAAGCTCGGCAAGCGGCTCGGGCACGACCTCACGGACTCCGCGGCCGGGGGCGAGTGA
- the mutA gene encoding methylmalonyl-CoA mutase small subunit produces MTDSTTGATVSAPDDPGYSAWRTAAAAVLAKGRRIDPADLPAGPEELLKATTYDGAEIAPLYTVADERAEQPLPGSFPYVRGGDATRDVTVGWLVDTRFGDDGGSADPAALNDRILDALTNGVSAVTLAVGPGAVAAGDLAAVLRGVHLDLAPVAIDAGAGTAEAASALFAHLDETPPERPGSVRASLGAAPLTDLFATGTEGIDADALAVLATDAAGRPGAIRAITVDGTAFHDRGASDAQELAAAVAAGVEYVRELTARGLTTAAALGQIEFRLSATDDQFASIAKFRAARRLWARVAQVLGSPEAGAAPQHAVTSAAMLSRRDPWVNMLRTTLAAFGAGVGGADRVTVLPFDAALPAGALGTSETFAARIARNTQLLLLEESHLGQVLDPAGGSWYVESLTDDLARIAWEDFQRIEADGGFRASTASGVLGERIDTVAARREADIARRVTAVTGVNEFPNLDEAVPAAGAPRLAEVRRYSARFEALRDRSDAHLAAQGARPRAVLVALGPLSEHNVRTSFASNLLASGGIAAESTGTVTADTLTDALEAAGERSPAVAVVCGTDARFADEAPATVAALRAAGAGKVLLAGPEKAWPADAGERPDGFLTMKIDAVETLTGLLDALGVK; encoded by the coding sequence ATGACGGATTCGACGACCGGCGCGACGGTGAGCGCACCCGACGACCCCGGCTACTCCGCGTGGCGCACAGCGGCCGCTGCGGTGCTCGCGAAGGGGCGCAGAATCGATCCTGCGGACCTTCCCGCGGGCCCGGAAGAGCTCCTCAAAGCCACGACATACGACGGCGCGGAGATCGCCCCGCTCTACACGGTGGCGGACGAACGGGCCGAGCAGCCCCTGCCCGGCAGCTTCCCGTACGTGCGCGGAGGCGACGCCACCCGCGACGTCACCGTCGGCTGGCTGGTCGATACGCGCTTCGGCGACGACGGCGGGTCCGCAGACCCGGCCGCGCTCAACGATCGGATCCTCGACGCGCTGACCAACGGCGTCAGCGCGGTCACCCTGGCCGTGGGCCCCGGGGCCGTGGCCGCCGGCGACCTCGCCGCCGTGCTGCGCGGCGTGCACCTGGACCTGGCCCCCGTGGCCATCGACGCGGGAGCGGGCACCGCCGAGGCGGCGTCCGCCCTGTTCGCCCACCTCGACGAAACGCCCCCAGAACGCCCCGGCAGCGTCCGCGCGAGCCTCGGCGCGGCACCGTTGACGGATCTGTTCGCCACCGGCACCGAGGGCATCGACGCCGACGCGCTGGCCGTGCTCGCGACCGACGCGGCCGGACGTCCCGGCGCGATCCGCGCGATCACCGTCGACGGAACCGCCTTCCACGACCGCGGCGCGTCCGACGCGCAGGAGCTCGCCGCCGCGGTCGCCGCCGGCGTCGAGTACGTCCGCGAGCTGACAGCGCGGGGGCTCACGACCGCCGCCGCGCTCGGCCAGATCGAATTCCGGCTGTCCGCCACGGATGACCAGTTCGCGTCCATCGCCAAGTTCCGCGCCGCGCGCCGCCTCTGGGCGCGCGTGGCCCAGGTGCTCGGTTCTCCGGAGGCCGGAGCGGCGCCGCAGCACGCGGTCACCTCGGCCGCGATGCTCAGCCGCCGCGACCCGTGGGTGAACATGCTGCGCACCACCCTCGCCGCCTTCGGCGCGGGCGTCGGCGGGGCGGACCGGGTCACGGTGCTGCCCTTCGACGCCGCGCTGCCCGCCGGCGCACTCGGCACCTCCGAGACGTTCGCCGCCCGCATCGCCCGCAACACGCAGCTGCTGCTGCTCGAGGAGTCGCACCTGGGCCAGGTGCTCGACCCGGCAGGCGGGTCATGGTACGTCGAATCGCTGACCGACGACCTGGCCCGCATCGCGTGGGAGGACTTCCAGCGGATCGAGGCCGACGGCGGCTTCCGCGCATCCACCGCGTCGGGGGTGCTCGGCGAGCGCATCGACACGGTGGCGGCCCGCCGCGAGGCCGACATCGCCCGCCGCGTCACCGCGGTGACCGGGGTCAACGAGTTCCCGAACCTCGACGAGGCGGTGCCCGCCGCAGGCGCGCCCCGCCTCGCCGAGGTCCGCCGGTACTCCGCGCGGTTCGAGGCGCTGCGGGACCGCTCGGACGCGCATCTCGCCGCACAGGGGGCACGGCCGCGCGCCGTTCTCGTGGCCCTCGGGCCGCTGTCCGAGCACAACGTGCGCACGAGCTTCGCGTCGAACCTGCTCGCCTCCGGGGGCATCGCCGCCGAGAGCACCGGCACCGTCACCGCGGACACGCTCACCGACGCGCTCGAGGCGGCCGGCGAGCGTTCGCCCGCCGTGGCCGTGGTCTGCGGCACCGACGCCCGTTTCGCCGACGAAGCGCCGGCCACCGTGGCGGCACTGCGCGCCGCCGGCGCCGGCAAGGTGCTGCTCGCCGGGCCGGAGAAGGCGTGGCCGGCGGACGCGGGGGAGCGCCCGGACGGCTTCCTGACCATGAAGATCGACGCCGTCGAGACCCTCACCGGCCTCCTCGACGCGCTGGGAGTGAAGTGA
- a CDS encoding TVP38/TMEM64 family protein, whose protein sequence is MDFRGFQRHRASPVARVRAGLSPRTPAGRRRIAALAFFAAVAVAAAALGPGLSPEYLAEWAAGAGWWLPVAFVALHAVVCTAPVPRTAFTVAAGVLFAPLWGVVLALTGSLLAALMTLWAGRALGRDAVRARLTHPGVRKVDERLRRRGWLAVVSLRLIPVVPFSVLNYCCSVSGVRVLPFLAATLVGSLPGTVAVVYFGNAVSSGGDGSSFALTAVAVAVGIVGLVVDARWDSWRGSPGVRPTADSSSAEACPDPIKS, encoded by the coding sequence GTGGACTTCCGAGGGTTTCAGCGGCATCGCGCCTCGCCGGTGGCGCGGGTCCGGGCGGGGCTGTCTCCGCGGACGCCCGCGGGCCGTCGCCGTATCGCCGCCCTGGCGTTCTTCGCGGCGGTCGCCGTCGCGGCGGCGGCACTCGGTCCCGGGTTGTCCCCGGAGTACCTGGCCGAGTGGGCCGCGGGTGCGGGTTGGTGGCTCCCCGTCGCGTTCGTCGCGTTGCACGCTGTGGTGTGCACCGCCCCGGTGCCGCGCACGGCGTTCACCGTCGCCGCCGGCGTGCTGTTCGCCCCGCTGTGGGGCGTGGTCCTGGCGCTGACGGGCAGCCTGCTGGCCGCGTTGATGACGCTGTGGGCCGGGCGGGCCCTCGGCCGCGACGCCGTCCGCGCCCGGTTGACCCACCCCGGCGTGCGGAAGGTCGACGAACGGCTGCGCAGACGCGGCTGGCTCGCCGTCGTATCGCTGCGCCTGATCCCGGTGGTGCCGTTCTCGGTGCTCAATTACTGCTGCTCCGTCTCAGGCGTGCGCGTGCTGCCGTTCCTTGCGGCGACCCTGGTGGGCAGTCTCCCGGGGACCGTGGCGGTGGTGTATTTCGGCAATGCGGTCAGCTCCGGCGGCGATGGGTCCTCGTTTGCGCTGACCGCGGTCGCCGTCGCAGTGGGAATCGTGGGGCTGGTCGTCGACGCGCGTTGGGACTCGTGGCGGGGCAGTCCCGGTGTGCGACCGACCGCGGATTCGTCAAGTGCAGAGGCCTGCCCCGACCCAATCAAGTCATAA
- a CDS encoding SPFH domain-containing protein produces MAAALIVLIIVVVLVVVLIVQSVTLVPQAQAAVIERLGRYSRTVSGQLTFLIPFVDRTRARVDLRERVVSFPPQPVITEDNLTLSIDTVVYFQVTNPQAAVYEINDYIEGVEQLATTTLRNVVGGMTLEETFTSRDSINGQLRGVLDEATGRWGLRVARVELKSIDPPPSIQESMEKQMKADREKRAMILTAEGQRESSIKTAEGSKQSQILAAEGAKQAAILEAEAERQSQILYAEGERAAAYLKAQGQAKAIEKRFAAIKRGRPTPELLAFQYMETLPEMARGDANKVWVVPSDYGAALKGFAQQLGAPDTQGTFRFEPTEPESDQPGVEEDWEDVAHWFETASDPAVAEAVAAAEAVARTPVDPVEGAAARIAPRSRPAVPGPPATGEPGLPDEHHADPGDGQ; encoded by the coding sequence ATGGCCGCCGCATTGATCGTTCTCATCATCGTCGTAGTACTGGTCGTGGTGCTCATCGTCCAGTCCGTGACCCTGGTCCCGCAGGCGCAGGCCGCGGTGATCGAGCGGCTGGGCCGGTATTCGCGCACCGTCTCCGGCCAGCTGACCTTCCTCATACCGTTCGTCGACCGGACCCGCGCCCGCGTGGACCTGCGTGAACGCGTGGTCTCGTTTCCACCGCAGCCGGTGATCACGGAGGACAACCTGACCCTGTCCATCGACACGGTGGTGTACTTCCAGGTGACCAACCCGCAGGCTGCGGTGTACGAGATCAACGACTACATCGAGGGCGTGGAACAGCTGGCCACGACGACGCTGCGCAACGTCGTCGGCGGGATGACGCTGGAGGAGACGTTCACGTCGCGTGACTCCATCAACGGCCAGCTGCGCGGCGTGCTCGACGAGGCCACCGGGCGCTGGGGCCTACGCGTGGCGCGCGTGGAGCTCAAGAGCATCGATCCGCCGCCGTCGATCCAGGAGTCGATGGAGAAGCAGATGAAGGCGGACCGCGAGAAGCGGGCGATGATCCTTACCGCGGAGGGCCAACGCGAATCGTCCATCAAGACGGCCGAAGGCAGCAAGCAGAGCCAGATCCTGGCAGCCGAGGGCGCCAAGCAGGCGGCGATCCTCGAGGCGGAGGCCGAGAGGCAGTCGCAGATCCTCTACGCGGAGGGCGAGCGCGCCGCCGCCTACCTCAAGGCCCAGGGCCAGGCCAAGGCCATCGAGAAGCGCTTCGCGGCGATCAAGCGCGGCCGCCCCACCCCGGAATTGCTGGCGTTCCAGTACATGGAGACGCTGCCGGAGATGGCCCGCGGGGACGCCAACAAGGTGTGGGTGGTGCCCAGCGACTACGGCGCTGCGCTCAAGGGGTTCGCCCAGCAGCTCGGCGCACCCGACACGCAGGGGACGTTCCGGTTCGAGCCGACCGAGCCGGAGAGCGATCAGCCCGGCGTCGAGGAGGACTGGGAGGACGTCGCGCACTGGTTCGAAACCGCCAGTGATCCCGCCGTCGCGGAGGCCGTGGCCGCGGCGGAGGCGGTGGCCCGGACGCCCGTCGACCCCGTAGAGGGCGCGGCCGCACGGATAGCCCCGCGATCGCGCCCCGCCGTCCCCGGTCCGCCGGCGACCGGGGAGCCGGGGCTACCGGACGAGCATCACGCCGACCCCGGCGACGGCCAGTGA
- a CDS encoding NfeD family protein, whose amino-acid sequence MTALIWFAAAVLLAGAEALTGDLFLLMIAGGALGTAGITALVDLPVWGDALIFAAVSLILVLGLRPFLLRRFGHPPEHPTNTAALPGRHATVLRAVGTDDGLVRLGGEDWTARTLDPQIIYPEGEKVTVFRIDGATAIVFKEF is encoded by the coding sequence GTGACTGCGTTGATCTGGTTTGCCGCCGCGGTGCTGCTGGCCGGCGCCGAGGCGCTCACCGGGGACCTCTTCCTGCTGATGATCGCGGGCGGCGCCCTCGGAACGGCCGGCATCACCGCGCTCGTCGACCTGCCGGTGTGGGGTGATGCGTTGATCTTCGCCGCCGTGTCGCTGATCCTGGTGCTGGGCCTGCGGCCGTTCCTGCTGCGGCGGTTCGGCCACCCGCCCGAGCACCCCACCAACACCGCGGCCCTGCCGGGCAGGCACGCCACCGTGCTACGTGCGGTCGGTACGGACGACGGCCTCGTCCGGCTCGGCGGCGAGGACTGGACGGCCCGGACGCTCGACCCCCAGATCATCTACCCCGAGGGAGAGAAAGTGACCGTCTTCCGCATCGACGGCGCCACCGCCATCGTCTTCAAGGAGTTCTGA